One stretch of Rosistilla oblonga DNA includes these proteins:
- a CDS encoding VF530 family DNA-binding protein has protein sequence MDSSQPNNPLHGITLKAILEYLVAEYGWERLGDRIQIRCFQSDPSISSSLKFLRKTEWARTKVERLYVNSISYDQRKGKKSEPAPSVPTPTESVWDRARRS, from the coding sequence ATGGATTCATCTCAGCCGAACAATCCGCTCCACGGCATCACGTTAAAAGCGATCCTGGAGTACTTGGTTGCCGAGTATGGTTGGGAACGGTTGGGAGACCGAATTCAAATCCGTTGCTTCCAGAGCGATCCGAGTATCAGCAGCAGTTTGAAATTCCTGCGTAAAACCGAATGGGCCCGAACCAAAGTCGAGCGACTGTATGTGAATTCGATCAGCTACGACCAGCGGAAGGGAAAGAAGAGCGAGCCTGCACCGAGCGTCCCGACACCGACAGAGAGTGTTTGGGATCGGGCCCGCCGAAGTTAA